From the Nocardiopsis changdeensis genome, one window contains:
- the gcvP gene encoding aminomethyl-transferring glycine dehydrogenase gives MNVPGAPARVFADRHVGPAPGAVEEMLKTVGYGSTAELMAAAVPASILSAPGRSADLDLPEAIGEAETLAELRALADRNTVVKPLIGQGYYGTFTPPVILRNIMENPAWYTAYTPYQPEISQGRLEALINFQTMVSDLTGLPVTGASLLDEATAAAEAMTLARRASKSRADVFVVDSDVFPQTLQVLRTRAEPLGIEVVVADLSRGLPEGDAFGVLVQYPASSGAVRDPGAVIAAAHERGALAVVAADILALTLLRSPGSLGADIAVGSTQRFGVPLGFGGPHAGYMSVAEKLRRQIPGRLVGVSVDTAGRPAYRLALQTREQHIRREKATSNICTAQVLLAVMAGMYAVYHGPHGLRAIARQVHTRTAALADALAERGFEVVHGAFFDTLRVRVPSADRVVESALAAGFNLLRVDASTVGVSVDETTTAADLAALAEAFGGAGHGPKAAVAVDEDADRVPGDLARGVDYLDHPVFNTHRSETSLLRYMRRLSDRDLALDRTMIPLGSCTMKLNATTEMESITWPEFAGLHPLAPLDQAAGSVALIRDLESWLAEITGYDAVSLQPNAGSQGEFAGLLAIRGYHRSRGDDHRDVCLIPSSAHGTNAASAVMAGMRVAVVACDEGGNIDVDDLKAKIAKHADALAAIMVTYPSTHGVYEDTITEVCRLVHEAGGQVYVDGANLNALVGWAKPGEFGADVSHLNLHKTFCIPHGGGGPGVGPVAVRSHLAAFLPNHPGQPEAGPHTGVGPVSAAPFGSAGILPISWAYVRMMGGEGLRTATEVAVLSANYVAKRLEPYYPVLYTGADGLVAHECIIDIRPLQKASGISNEDVAKRLMDYGFHAPTMSFPVAGTLMVEPTESEDLAELERFVEAMIAIRGEIDRVAAGEWDAEDNPLKNAPHTAEEVTADEWTHGYTRADAAYPVPSLRRDKYWPPVGRIDQAYGDRNLVCSCPPPEAFEL, from the coding sequence GTGAACGTCCCCGGCGCGCCCGCCCGGGTGTTCGCCGACCGCCACGTCGGACCCGCGCCCGGCGCCGTCGAGGAGATGCTCAAGACGGTCGGCTACGGCTCCACCGCCGAGCTCATGGCCGCCGCCGTCCCCGCGTCCATCCTCAGCGCCCCCGGACGCAGCGCGGACCTGGACCTGCCCGAGGCCATCGGCGAGGCCGAGACCCTCGCGGAGCTGCGCGCGCTCGCCGACCGCAACACCGTCGTCAAGCCCCTCATCGGCCAGGGCTACTACGGCACCTTCACCCCGCCGGTGATCCTGCGCAACATCATGGAGAACCCGGCCTGGTACACGGCGTACACGCCCTACCAGCCGGAGATCTCCCAGGGCCGCCTCGAGGCCCTCATCAACTTCCAGACCATGGTCTCCGACCTCACCGGCCTGCCCGTCACCGGCGCCTCCCTGCTGGACGAGGCCACCGCCGCCGCCGAGGCCATGACCCTGGCCCGCCGCGCCTCCAAGAGCAGGGCCGACGTCTTCGTCGTCGACTCCGACGTCTTCCCGCAGACCCTCCAGGTGCTGCGCACCCGCGCCGAGCCGCTGGGCATCGAGGTCGTCGTCGCCGACCTCTCCCGGGGCCTGCCCGAGGGTGACGCCTTCGGCGTCCTGGTCCAGTACCCGGCCTCCAGCGGTGCGGTGCGCGACCCGGGCGCGGTCATCGCCGCCGCCCACGAGCGCGGCGCCCTGGCCGTGGTCGCCGCCGACATCCTCGCGCTGACCCTGCTGCGCAGCCCCGGCTCCCTGGGCGCGGACATCGCCGTCGGCTCCACCCAGCGCTTCGGCGTCCCCCTCGGCTTCGGCGGCCCGCACGCCGGCTACATGTCGGTCGCCGAGAAGCTGCGCCGCCAGATCCCGGGCCGCCTGGTCGGCGTCTCGGTGGACACCGCGGGCCGCCCGGCCTACCGCCTGGCCCTGCAGACCCGCGAGCAGCACATCCGCCGCGAGAAGGCCACCAGCAACATCTGCACCGCGCAGGTGCTGCTGGCCGTCATGGCCGGGATGTACGCCGTCTACCACGGCCCCCACGGCCTGCGCGCGATCGCCCGCCAGGTGCACACCCGCACCGCGGCGCTGGCCGACGCCCTGGCCGAGCGCGGCTTCGAGGTGGTCCACGGTGCGTTCTTCGACACCCTGCGGGTGCGGGTGCCCAGCGCCGACCGGGTCGTGGAGAGCGCCCTGGCCGCCGGGTTCAACCTGCTGCGCGTGGACGCCTCGACCGTCGGCGTCAGCGTCGACGAGACCACGACCGCCGCCGACCTGGCCGCGCTGGCCGAGGCGTTCGGCGGGGCGGGGCACGGCCCCAAGGCCGCCGTGGCCGTGGACGAGGACGCCGACCGCGTGCCCGGGGACCTGGCGCGCGGGGTGGACTACCTCGACCACCCGGTGTTCAACACCCACCGCAGCGAGACCTCGCTGCTGCGCTACATGCGCAGGCTGTCGGACCGCGACCTGGCCCTGGACCGCACGATGATCCCGCTGGGCTCGTGCACCATGAAGCTCAACGCCACCACTGAGATGGAGTCGATCACCTGGCCGGAGTTCGCGGGCCTGCACCCGCTGGCCCCGCTGGACCAGGCGGCCGGCTCGGTGGCGCTCATCCGCGACCTGGAGTCCTGGCTGGCCGAGATCACCGGCTACGACGCGGTGTCCCTGCAGCCCAACGCCGGCTCCCAGGGCGAGTTCGCCGGCCTGCTGGCCATCCGCGGCTACCACCGCTCGCGCGGCGACGACCACCGCGACGTGTGCCTGATCCCCAGCTCCGCGCACGGCACCAACGCCGCCAGCGCGGTGATGGCGGGCATGCGCGTGGCCGTGGTGGCCTGCGACGAGGGCGGCAACATCGACGTGGACGACCTCAAGGCCAAGATCGCGAAGCACGCCGACGCGCTGGCCGCGATCATGGTGACCTACCCGTCCACGCACGGCGTGTACGAGGACACCATCACCGAGGTGTGCCGCCTGGTCCACGAGGCCGGGGGTCAGGTGTACGTCGACGGCGCCAACCTGAACGCGCTGGTGGGCTGGGCCAAGCCGGGCGAGTTCGGGGCCGACGTCAGCCACCTGAACCTGCACAAGACCTTCTGCATCCCGCACGGCGGCGGCGGCCCGGGCGTGGGCCCGGTCGCGGTCCGCTCGCACCTGGCGGCGTTCCTGCCCAACCACCCGGGCCAGCCCGAGGCGGGCCCGCACACGGGCGTGGGCCCGGTGTCGGCGGCGCCGTTCGGCTCGGCCGGCATCCTGCCGATCTCCTGGGCGTACGTGCGGATGATGGGCGGCGAGGGGCTGCGCACCGCCACCGAGGTCGCCGTGCTGTCGGCGAACTACGTGGCCAAGCGCCTGGAGCCGTACTACCCGGTGCTCTACACCGGCGCGGACGGCCTGGTCGCGCACGAGTGCATCATCGACATCCGCCCGCTGCAGAAGGCGAGCGGCATCAGCAACGAGGACGTGGCCAAGCGGCTGATGGACTACGGCTTCCACGCCCCGACGATGTCGTTCCCGGTGGCCGGGACGCTCATGGTGGAGCCCACCGAGAGCGAGGACCTGGCGGAGCTGGAGCGGTTCGTCGAGGCGATGATCGCCATCCGCGGGGAGATCGACAGGGTGGCGGCGGGGGAGTGGGACGCCGAGGACAACCCGCTCAAGAACGCCCCGCACACGGCGGAGGAGGTCACGGCCGACGAGTGGACCCACGGGTACACCCGCGCGGACGCCGCCTACCCGGTGCCGTCGCTGCGCCGCGACAAGTACTGGCCGCCGGTGGGCCGCATCGACCAGGCCTACGGTGACCGGAACCTGGTGTGCTCCTGCCCGCCGCCGGAGGCCTTCGAGCTGTAG